One window of Nocardia nova SH22a genomic DNA carries:
- a CDS encoding acyl-CoA dehydrogenase family protein produces the protein MDFRDSPAEAEFRDRLRRWLAEVAGQFPTSGDEYWARQGEWHRALYAAGFFGSSWPKEFGGHDLPPVFDVIVDEELARAGAPPRPSLGYLIQGLGRHGSKELQQRFLPGMIDGTERWCQGFSEPGAGSDLASLTTTATLHGDHYVINGHKIWTSYSDVADWCLLLARTDPDAPRHKGISAFIVSMKQSGIQQRPLRMISGITTEFGQVSFDGATVPADRMVGAPGEGWKLAMTVVGHEREPSTLGYSARYAKTVRTLSERVEGPLPEELAWAAVQSEMLRLHVRRRLSEQLDGVSHGPDGSLDKLLMTWVDQAVGHAALTVAGTDDADMFGTYLYSRAQSVMGGTSQIQKNIIADRILGLGA, from the coding sequence GTGGACTTTCGTGATTCGCCCGCCGAAGCCGAATTCCGGGATCGGCTGCGCCGCTGGCTGGCCGAGGTCGCCGGGCAGTTCCCGACCTCCGGTGACGAGTACTGGGCCCGCCAGGGGGAGTGGCACCGGGCTCTGTACGCGGCCGGATTCTTCGGGTCCTCGTGGCCGAAGGAGTTCGGCGGCCACGATCTGCCGCCGGTCTTCGACGTGATCGTGGACGAGGAACTGGCCCGCGCCGGGGCCCCGCCGCGACCGAGCCTGGGGTATCTGATCCAGGGGCTGGGCCGACACGGCAGCAAGGAACTGCAGCAACGATTCCTGCCGGGCATGATCGACGGCACCGAACGCTGGTGCCAGGGATTCAGCGAACCCGGGGCGGGCTCCGATCTGGCCTCGCTGACCACCACGGCCACACTGCACGGCGATCACTACGTGATCAACGGCCACAAGATCTGGACCAGCTACTCCGATGTCGCCGACTGGTGCCTGCTGCTGGCCCGCACCGATCCGGACGCGCCACGGCACAAGGGCATCTCGGCGTTCATCGTGTCGATGAAACAGTCCGGGATCCAGCAGCGTCCGCTGCGCATGATCAGCGGTATCACCACCGAATTCGGTCAGGTGAGCTTCGACGGCGCCACCGTGCCCGCCGATCGGATGGTCGGCGCGCCGGGCGAGGGCTGGAAGCTCGCGATGACCGTGGTCGGGCACGAGCGCGAACCCTCGACCCTGGGCTACTCGGCGCGCTACGCCAAGACCGTGCGCACCCTGTCCGAGCGCGTCGAGGGCCCGCTGCCCGAGGAATTGGCCTGGGCGGCAGTGCAATCGGAGATGCTGCGGCTGCACGTGCGCAGGCGGCTGTCCGAACAGCTCGACGGCGTCTCGCACGGTCCCGACGGGTCACTGGACAAACTGCTCATGACCTGGGTCGACCAGGCGGTCGGCCACGCGGCGCTGACCGTCGCGGGCACCGACGACGCCGACATGTTCGGCACCTATCTCTACAGCCGCGCGCAGAGCGTCATGGGCGGCACCTCGCAGATTCAGAAGAACATCATCGCCGACCGCATTCTCGGATTGGGAGCCTGA
- a CDS encoding acyl-CoA dehydrogenase family protein, translating to MDVRLTSEQRQLRAAAAKLADDLGPGSVADLADRERIAKLDKTVELTGWRSLRSDGASGVEVALVAEEFARGLVDVSYLGPVLADDLRGHPAGADGRWTLAVRGRAVDAAGCDRAVVLADGQVLAGRLGPAVEVADPTRVAAEIDGRLDHIGEMSAEQTAQWFALALVGTTADLLGAARGAQALAVEYAKIRAQYGKTIGSYQAVAHLLAESQALIEGSISVLRYAAWGVDELAPAEAVRAARIAKIYCARAARTVCETAIQVHGGIGNTWECLAHIYLRRALVSTELFPVRLEEIDRGLS from the coding sequence ATGGACGTCCGTCTGACGAGTGAACAGCGGCAATTGCGTGCTGCCGCAGCGAAATTGGCCGACGATCTGGGGCCGGGATCGGTCGCCGACCTGGCCGACCGGGAACGGATCGCCAAACTCGACAAGACCGTCGAGCTGACCGGCTGGCGGTCGCTGCGCTCGGACGGGGCCAGCGGCGTCGAAGTGGCGCTGGTGGCCGAGGAATTCGCGCGCGGACTGGTCGATGTGTCGTATCTGGGGCCCGTTCTGGCCGACGATCTGCGCGGCCACCCCGCAGGCGCGGACGGCCGATGGACGCTCGCCGTGCGCGGCCGGGCCGTCGACGCGGCGGGCTGTGATCGCGCCGTGGTGCTGGCCGACGGGCAGGTGCTGGCGGGCCGGTTGGGGCCCGCGGTCGAGGTGGCCGATCCGACCCGGGTGGCCGCCGAGATCGACGGACGTCTCGACCACATCGGGGAGATGTCGGCCGAGCAGACCGCGCAGTGGTTCGCGCTCGCCCTGGTCGGCACCACCGCCGATCTGCTGGGCGCCGCGCGCGGGGCGCAGGCGCTCGCGGTCGAGTACGCGAAAATCCGTGCGCAGTACGGCAAGACGATCGGTTCGTATCAGGCGGTGGCCCATCTGCTCGCGGAGTCGCAGGCGTTGATCGAGGGTTCGATCAGCGTATTGCGCTATGCCGCTTGGGGTGTCGACGAACTGGCGCCCGCGGAGGCGGTGCGTGCCGCCCGTATCGCCAAGATCTACTGCGCCCGCGCCGCGCGCACCGTGTGCGAGACCGCCATCCAGGTACACGGCGGTATCGGCAACACCTGGGAATGCCTGGCGCACATCTATCTTCGCCGCGCGCTGGTATCGACCGAACTGTTTCCCGTCCGCTTGGAGGAGATCGACCGTGGACTTTCGTGA
- a CDS encoding class I adenylate-forming enzyme family protein — translation MTEPTAIVFDDRHYSLSQLDELAGGLATTLYERGARAGSRIALMSSNRPEFVIAVLAAWKLGAAVVLLSPAWRRAEVEHALSITAPELAVGDHPVLADLMPMLDLDDPITPCQRDDPAPDPKSDAVLVFSSGTTGLPKAVRHTHESFAAAVRDWVQVLDLGSADRIQIVTPPSHILGLLNIVTALRVGAWMRLHRRFDLESMLRGIESDRITVEMAVAPIALAIASHPDLESFDLSSLRYIMWGATPVTVSVAETVTRRTGVRWLPAYGATELPVLACNPIEDPRLDTVGRAAPGVRLRTVSLEDGKPLPPGETGEIQALSPSLMAGYLPEGADAGAVVDGWYRTGDVGWIDAEGWVRITDRVKEMIKVRGFQVAPAEIESVLHGHPAVADCAVFGVADGTDGEAIVAAVATAAPVSADELSALVAERLAGYKRLRRVVFVPEIPRLPSGKVLRRVLEERYGRPSDE, via the coding sequence ATGACCGAGCCGACGGCGATCGTGTTCGACGATCGGCACTACAGCCTGTCGCAGCTCGACGAGCTGGCCGGTGGGCTGGCCACAACGCTGTACGAGCGCGGCGCGCGGGCGGGCAGCCGGATCGCGCTGATGTCGTCGAACCGGCCGGAATTCGTGATCGCGGTCCTGGCCGCGTGGAAACTGGGGGCGGCGGTGGTGCTGCTGAGCCCGGCCTGGCGGCGTGCCGAGGTCGAGCACGCCCTGTCCATCACCGCACCGGAACTCGCCGTCGGGGATCATCCGGTGCTGGCCGACCTCATGCCGATGCTCGATCTCGACGACCCGATCACCCCGTGCCAGCGCGACGATCCGGCGCCGGACCCGAAATCCGATGCGGTGCTGGTGTTCAGCTCCGGCACCACCGGACTGCCGAAGGCGGTGCGCCACACGCACGAGTCGTTCGCCGCCGCGGTGCGCGACTGGGTGCAGGTGCTGGATCTCGGCAGCGCCGACCGGATCCAGATCGTGACACCGCCCTCACACATTCTCGGATTGCTCAATATCGTGACCGCGCTGCGAGTGGGCGCCTGGATGCGTCTGCACCGGCGCTTCGATCTGGAATCGATGTTGCGCGGTATCGAATCCGACCGGATCACCGTGGAGATGGCGGTGGCGCCGATCGCGCTGGCCATCGCCTCGCATCCGGATCTGGAGTCGTTCGATCTGTCCTCGTTGCGCTACATCATGTGGGGCGCCACCCCGGTCACGGTGAGTGTGGCCGAGACGGTGACCCGCCGCACCGGCGTGCGCTGGCTGCCCGCCTACGGCGCCACCGAACTGCCGGTCCTGGCCTGCAATCCGATCGAGGATCCGCGCCTGGACACGGTCGGCCGGGCCGCACCCGGCGTGCGGTTGCGCACGGTCTCCCTGGAGGACGGAAAACCGTTGCCGCCCGGGGAGACCGGTGAGATCCAGGCCCTCTCACCGTCCCTGATGGCGGGCTATCTGCCCGAGGGCGCCGACGCCGGAGCCGTGGTCGACGGCTGGTACCGCACCGGCGATGTCGGCTGGATCGACGCCGAGGGCTGGGTGCGCATCACCGACCGGGTCAAGGAGATGATCAAGGTCCGCGGATTCCAGGTCGCGCCCGCCGAAATCGAATCCGTACTGCACGGACATCCCGCGGTCGCCGACTGCGCGGTGTTCGGGGTGGCCGACGGCACCGACGGCGAGGCGATCGTCGCCGCCGTGGCCACCGCGGCGCCGGTGAGCGCCGACGAGTTGTCCGCACTGGTGGCCGAGCGCCTGGCCGGATACAAGCGGCTGCGCCGGGTGGTCTTCGTCCCCGAAATTCCGCGCCTGCCGTCCGGCAAGGTGCTGCGCCGAGTTCTCGAGGAGCGCTATGGACGTCCGTCTGACGAGTGA
- a CDS encoding ferredoxin--NADP reductase: MASPPLFRPATVIRIVKECADARTFVLAPHDGPLTYRAGQFCTFRVRVDGADLYRSYSMSSAPETDTELTTTVKRVPGGKVSNWLLDNVSEGDVLDMGRPAGRFCLRDTDVPLLGFSGGSGITPVLSLAKSALATTGRSVRLLCADRDADSVIFGSALVELAERYPGRLRVIRHLDSAAGLLDPAAVREFVGADGHADSYVCGPEKFMEMVEEALPGPGVVFSERFGAPVPELADSATAAGGPTSGSGTTTTAPEGGTITIHLNRKKATVPRHEGETLLESARRAGLTPPFSCESGNCATCMARLSEGHATMRVNDALADDEVEEGYVLTCQAIPDTDSVTVHYE, from the coding sequence ATGGCGAGTCCCCCGTTGTTCCGGCCCGCGACCGTGATCCGGATCGTGAAGGAGTGCGCTGATGCGCGGACCTTCGTGCTGGCCCCGCACGATGGTCCGCTCACCTATCGCGCCGGACAGTTCTGCACCTTCCGGGTCCGGGTCGACGGCGCCGACCTGTACCGGTCCTATTCCATGTCCAGCGCGCCGGAGACCGACACCGAACTGACGACCACGGTCAAGCGGGTGCCGGGCGGCAAGGTGTCGAACTGGTTGCTGGACAATGTGTCCGAGGGCGATGTGCTCGACATGGGCCGGCCCGCGGGCCGGTTCTGCCTGCGCGACACCGATGTTCCGCTGCTCGGCTTCAGCGGCGGCAGCGGCATCACCCCCGTGCTGTCGCTGGCCAAGAGCGCGCTGGCCACCACCGGGCGCTCGGTGCGGTTGCTGTGCGCGGACCGGGACGCGGATTCGGTCATCTTCGGATCCGCCCTGGTCGAGCTCGCCGAGCGCTATCCGGGGCGGTTGCGGGTGATCCGTCATCTGGACAGTGCGGCGGGGCTGCTCGATCCGGCGGCAGTGCGGGAGTTCGTCGGCGCGGACGGTCACGCCGACAGTTATGTCTGCGGGCCGGAGAAGTTCATGGAGATGGTGGAGGAGGCACTGCCCGGGCCGGGGGTGGTTTTCAGCGAGCGGTTCGGCGCGCCCGTGCCCGAACTGGCCGATTCCGCGACCGCTGCGGGTGGGCCGACCTCCGGATCCGGCACCACCACAACCGCTCCCGAGGGCGGGACGATCACGATCCATCTCAATCGCAAGAAGGCGACCGTGCCTCGTCACGAGGGTGAGACGCTGCTCGAAAGCGCTCGCCGGGCCGGTCTGACACCACCGTTCTCCTGCGAATCCGGCAACTGCGCGACCTGTATGGCGCGGCTCAGCGAGGGCCACGCGACCATGCGGGTGAACGACGCGCTCGCCGACGACGAGGTCGAGGAGGGCTATGTGCTGACCTGTCAGGCGATTCCGGATACCGATTCGGTGACCGTGCACTACGAATGA
- a CDS encoding CaiB/BaiF CoA transferase family protein yields the protein MSDTALPQPGPLSGLRILEVGTMLAGPYATMMLADLGARVTKLEPTAGDISRQVGDSYFASLNRGKRSIRLDPASAKGRARLGELVAESHALLVNLKPSAIHRLGLTYASLREFNPAIVCVAITGFGLYGGDDPAFDYIVQAATGIAALTGDPAGPPTLPGYSSADNSTGLTAALGLLAQIVSGRGGQVDVCLRDVMLSQLNYHASAYLNEGRAPQRRPHGAHSYYVPAQIFPTADGYLALFITHDRFWKIFAAEAELTGFETMAERVARRDDVLAAVTEALARDDARGWENRLRPLGIPAAAVRTLPEALDSTPEIVASAGDYRLVGSPIRIDGYTPHYGPPPRLGEHDIAAPDIASAS from the coding sequence ATGAGCGACACCGCCTTACCGCAACCGGGCCCGCTGTCGGGCCTGCGCATTCTCGAGGTCGGCACCATGCTGGCGGGCCCGTACGCGACCATGATGCTCGCCGATCTGGGTGCGCGGGTCACGAAGCTGGAACCCACGGCGGGTGACATCTCCCGGCAGGTCGGCGACAGCTATTTCGCCAGCCTGAACCGGGGCAAGCGCAGTATCCGGTTGGATCCGGCGAGTGCGAAGGGCCGCGCCCGGCTCGGTGAGCTGGTCGCGGAATCCCATGCGCTGCTGGTGAATCTGAAACCCTCGGCCATCCATCGGCTGGGCCTGACCTATGCCTCGCTGCGCGAGTTCAATCCCGCGATCGTCTGCGTGGCGATCACGGGATTCGGCCTCTACGGCGGCGACGATCCGGCCTTCGACTACATCGTGCAGGCCGCCACCGGTATCGCCGCGCTGACCGGCGATCCGGCGGGCCCGCCGACCCTGCCCGGCTATTCCTCGGCCGACAACTCCACCGGCCTGACCGCGGCGCTGGGACTGCTCGCGCAGATCGTGTCCGGACGCGGCGGCCAGGTCGACGTGTGCCTGCGCGATGTGATGTTGTCGCAGTTGAACTATCACGCCTCCGCTTATCTCAACGAGGGACGGGCCCCGCAGCGCAGGCCGCACGGTGCGCACTCGTATTATGTTCCGGCGCAGATATTTCCGACCGCGGACGGATATCTCGCCCTGTTCATCACCCACGATCGGTTCTGGAAGATCTTCGCCGCCGAGGCGGAACTGACGGGATTCGAGACGATGGCCGAGCGGGTGGCCCGGCGCGACGATGTGCTCGCGGCGGTGACCGAGGCCCTGGCCCGCGACGACGCGCGTGGCTGGGAGAATCGGTTGCGCCCGTTGGGAATTCCGGCCGCCGCCGTGCGAACACTGCCCGAAGCGCTCGACAGCACGCCGGAGATCGTCGCTTCCGCGGGGGACTATCGCCTGGTCGGTTCGCCCATCCGGATCGACGGCTACACCCCCCACTACGGCCCGCCGCCGCGGCTGGGCGAACACGATATCGCGGCCCCGGACATCGCGTCGGCGTCCTGA
- a CDS encoding LLM class F420-dependent oxidoreductase, whose translation MRVGVMIGPEKGDSARKLSRMLDDIAWAESAGMDTAWIPQIPSDFDALITIAAMGLRTDRIELGTAVVPLQAQHPIALARQAVSAQAAAGGRLVLGVGPSHHWIVRDMLGLPYDRPAAYTRDYLEVLAAGLSGPGDVRVGNDTFTVNNPLDLGPVTPVPVLVAALGPVMLRLAGERADGTILWLADERAIADHVVPKITKAAADAGRPAPRVVAGLPVCLCRPSEVEQAKERANRILGEAEVSPNYQRLLEQGDARDVGDICVAGDEAAIAAGLRRFAEAGATDLSIRLLPIGDTRDELIASKRRTREMIADLARELR comes from the coding sequence GTGCGTGTCGGAGTGATGATCGGACCGGAGAAGGGAGACTCCGCGCGGAAGCTGAGCCGGATGCTCGACGACATCGCGTGGGCGGAGTCGGCCGGGATGGACACCGCGTGGATTCCGCAGATACCCAGCGATTTCGACGCGTTGATCACGATCGCCGCCATGGGGTTGCGCACCGATCGGATCGAATTGGGCACGGCGGTGGTGCCGTTGCAGGCGCAGCATCCGATCGCGCTCGCCCGGCAGGCGGTGTCGGCGCAGGCCGCGGCGGGCGGGCGGCTGGTGCTCGGCGTGGGCCCATCGCACCACTGGATCGTGCGCGACATGCTCGGCCTGCCCTACGACCGCCCGGCCGCCTACACCCGCGACTATCTCGAGGTGCTCGCGGCGGGCCTGAGCGGGCCGGGCGATGTGCGGGTCGGCAACGACACGTTCACCGTGAACAATCCGCTGGACCTCGGCCCGGTGACGCCGGTGCCGGTGCTGGTGGCCGCGCTCGGCCCGGTCATGTTGCGGCTGGCGGGAGAACGTGCCGACGGCACGATCCTGTGGCTGGCCGACGAGCGCGCGATCGCCGATCACGTCGTCCCCAAGATCACCAAGGCCGCCGCCGACGCGGGCCGCCCGGCGCCGCGGGTGGTGGCCGGTCTGCCGGTCTGCCTGTGCCGCCCGTCCGAGGTGGAACAGGCCAAGGAGCGGGCCAACCGGATTCTCGGCGAGGCCGAGGTGTCGCCGAACTATCAGCGCCTGCTCGAACAGGGCGATGCCCGCGATGTGGGCGATATCTGCGTCGCCGGTGACGAGGCGGCCATCGCGGCGGGCCTGCGCCGCTTCGCCGAGGCCGGCGCCACCGATCTGTCCATCCGGCTGCTGCCGATCGGCGACACCCGCGACGAACTGATCGCCTCGAAGCGGCGCACTCGCGAGATGATCGCCGATCTCGCACGGGAATTGCGATGA
- a CDS encoding VC0807 family protein, which translates to MSTAPAPGMDRKALGRQLLRDAGVPMAAYYALHAAGASDLIALGAGTVISGGFVIAEVVRQRRLDPFAAVILASFALGLVLTFVSGDARFVVAKDSFTTALIGAAFLGSTLVGKPLIYVSAQRGMSDEAAAAFRERYRTTPGMRRTLGSLSIVWGAGLCLEAALRVFLVYHLPIPTMVWLSTVMMIATFGVLIAITLVVVRRARAQADTTPEPATAAA; encoded by the coding sequence ATGAGCACCGCACCCGCCCCCGGGATGGACCGCAAAGCCCTTGGCCGCCAACTGCTTCGCGATGCCGGAGTGCCGATGGCCGCCTACTACGCGCTGCATGCCGCGGGCGCGAGCGATCTGATCGCTCTCGGTGCGGGAACCGTGATCTCGGGCGGTTTCGTGATCGCCGAGGTCGTGCGGCAGCGCCGCCTCGATCCCTTCGCCGCGGTGATCCTGGCGAGTTTCGCCCTCGGGCTCGTCCTGACCTTCGTCTCCGGCGACGCCCGTTTCGTCGTCGCGAAGGACTCGTTCACCACGGCGCTGATCGGCGCGGCCTTCCTCGGCAGCACCCTGGTGGGTAAGCCGCTGATCTATGTGAGCGCACAGCGCGGGATGTCCGACGAGGCCGCCGCGGCCTTCCGGGAGCGGTACCGCACCACCCCGGGCATGCGGCGCACCCTCGGCTCACTCAGCATCGTGTGGGGCGCGGGACTGTGCCTCGAGGCGGCGCTGCGGGTGTTCCTGGTGTACCACTTGCCGATTCCGACCATGGTGTGGTTGTCGACCGTCATGATGATCGCCACCTTCGGCGTGCTGATCGCGATCACCCTGGTGGTGGTGCGCCGCGCCCGCGCCCAGGCCGACACGACGCCCGAACCCGCAACGGCCGCTGCGTGA
- a CDS encoding SDR family NAD(P)-dependent oxidoreductase translates to MAGDFEGRRGAALIAGGTGGIGSAVVELLAERGSDIGFTYRANRETADVVAKNIVRLGRSCRAWPVDLSDPDAVADLAAEFGAEFGGLHTVVYAAGPHVPMVHLSAVSPQQYRDQVNADAVAFFNLVHATLPMLRQSRGSIVAVTTAAVRRHPVRDGLSAGTKAAVEAVARGLAVEEGRFGVRVNCVGPGMLTDGMADRLIRSGDLDAPALDAARANIPLRRFGRAHDIAEAVGFLASDRANFISGQTLDVDGGYTA, encoded by the coding sequence GTGGCGGGCGATTTCGAGGGGCGTCGCGGTGCGGCGCTGATTGCCGGTGGTACCGGCGGGATCGGTTCCGCCGTCGTCGAACTGCTCGCCGAACGCGGTAGCGATATCGGCTTCACCTATCGGGCGAACCGGGAGACCGCGGACGTGGTCGCGAAAAACATTGTGCGGCTGGGTCGTTCGTGCCGCGCGTGGCCGGTGGATCTGAGCGATCCGGACGCGGTCGCGGATCTGGCCGCCGAGTTCGGGGCGGAGTTCGGCGGCCTGCACACCGTCGTGTACGCCGCCGGGCCGCATGTGCCCATGGTCCATCTGAGTGCGGTGTCGCCGCAGCAGTACCGCGACCAGGTGAACGCCGACGCGGTGGCCTTCTTCAACCTCGTGCACGCGACCTTGCCGATGCTGCGGCAGTCACGGGGTTCGATCGTCGCGGTGACCACGGCCGCCGTCCGGCGGCACCCGGTCCGCGACGGATTGTCGGCGGGGACCAAGGCCGCGGTCGAGGCGGTGGCGCGCGGACTGGCGGTCGAGGAGGGCCGATTCGGTGTCCGGGTCAACTGTGTGGGCCCCGGCATGCTCACCGACGGTATGGCGGACCGGCTGATCCGGTCCGGAGATCTCGACGCACCGGCGCTCGATGCTGCCCGCGCGAACATCCCGCTGCGCCGATTCGGCCGCGCCCACGACATCGCGGAAGCGGTCGGGTTCCTCGCCTCGGACCGCGCGAATTTCATCTCCGGACAGACCCTCGACGTCGACGGTGGTTACACGGCCTGA